From Streptomyces sp. CMB-StM0423, a single genomic window includes:
- a CDS encoding APH(3') family aminoglycoside O-phosphotransferase — MTAELRARFAAYDWQPVTDGMSGAGVWRLSGPGELFVKTAAAGGGHPEPGADLRHEAACTRWLHAQGLPAPEVVDFGAADGTTWLVTRARPGRSLAEPWPAELRAGAVGALARFTRRLHELPVADCPFVRDLSVTVPLAEAAVAAGLVDEEDFDDDRQGLSAADLFAEVERTRPAVEDLVVCHGDLCAPNVLVDPATLEVSGVIDLGRLGVADRHLDLALAARSFTDEDLNPQHGPAAAGLFLDTYRAAGEGDVRVDPARTEFYTLLDEFF; from the coding sequence GTGACGGCCGAGCTGCGGGCCCGCTTCGCGGCGTACGACTGGCAGCCGGTGACCGACGGCATGTCGGGCGCGGGCGTGTGGCGGCTCAGCGGGCCCGGCGAGCTGTTCGTGAAGACCGCGGCTGCCGGGGGCGGGCACCCCGAGCCCGGGGCCGATCTGCGGCACGAGGCGGCGTGCACCCGGTGGCTGCACGCCCAGGGGCTGCCCGCGCCCGAGGTGGTCGACTTCGGGGCGGCGGACGGGACCACGTGGCTGGTGACGCGGGCGCGGCCAGGCCGGTCGCTCGCCGAGCCGTGGCCGGCGGAGCTGCGGGCCGGGGCCGTCGGGGCGCTGGCCCGGTTCACCCGGCGGCTGCACGAACTGCCCGTCGCCGACTGCCCGTTCGTACGCGACCTGTCGGTGACGGTGCCGCTGGCGGAGGCGGCGGTCGCCGCCGGGCTGGTGGACGAGGAGGACTTCGACGACGACCGGCAGGGCCTGAGCGCAGCCGATCTCTTCGCCGAGGTGGAGCGCACCCGCCCCGCCGTCGAGGACCTCGTGGTCTGCCACGGCGACTTGTGCGCGCCGAACGTGCTGGTCGACCCGGCGACGCTGGAGGTCTCCGGCGTCATCGACCTGGGCCGCCTGGGCGTCGCCGACCGGCACCTGGACCTCGCCCTGGCGGCCCGCAGCTTCACCGACGAGGACCTCAATCCGCAGCACGGCCCGGCGGCCGCCGGGCTGTTCCTGGACACGTACCGGGCGGCCGGCGAGGGGGACGTGCGCGTCGACCCGGCGCGTACGGAGTTCTACACCCTGCTGGACGAGTTCTTCTGA
- a CDS encoding TetR/AcrR family transcriptional regulator — protein sequence MAGTRVDGRVERGNQTRRLVLRRTMDIASVEGLEGLSLGRIASELGLSKSGVFALFGSKEELQLATVRAAGAVFAKTVVAPVQDQPPGVGRLLSLCSHWLRYSRERVFPGGCFFYGAAAEFASRSGAVHDAVAAAHRDWAAYVERTVEEARAAGELRPDTAPGRLAFELIALLEHANLLSLLHGAQDAYDLAASAVVARLREVAAEPGSVPDALPC from the coding sequence GTGGCCGGTACGCGGGTGGACGGGCGGGTCGAGCGCGGCAATCAGACGCGGCGGCTCGTGCTGCGGCGGACGATGGACATCGCCTCGGTGGAGGGCCTGGAGGGCCTGTCGCTGGGCCGGATCGCGAGCGAGCTGGGGCTGAGCAAGAGCGGCGTCTTCGCGCTCTTCGGCTCCAAGGAGGAGCTGCAGCTCGCGACGGTGCGGGCCGCGGGCGCGGTGTTCGCGAAGACCGTGGTGGCGCCGGTACAGGACCAGCCGCCGGGTGTGGGCAGGCTGCTGTCGCTCTGCTCCCACTGGCTGCGCTACTCGCGCGAGCGCGTCTTCCCCGGCGGCTGCTTCTTCTACGGCGCGGCGGCCGAGTTCGCCTCCCGCAGCGGCGCCGTGCACGACGCGGTGGCGGCGGCGCACCGCGACTGGGCGGCGTACGTGGAGCGGACGGTCGAGGAGGCCCGCGCCGCCGGCGAGCTGCGGCCGGACACCGCCCCCGGCCGGCTCGCGTTCGAGCTGATCGCGCTGCTGGAGCACGCCAACCTGCTGTCGCTGCTGCACGGCGCGCAGGACGCGTACGACCTGGCCGCCTCCGCCGTCGTGGCGCGGCTGCGCGAGGTGGCCGCGGAGCCGGGCTCAGTCCCGGACGCGCTCCCCTGCTGA
- a CDS encoding lactate utilization protein B, whose amino-acid sequence MPRTRPAAFPQSAAAATADATLRANLTHATRTIRGKRAAAVAELADWDLLRAAGAAIKDDTLRHLDRYLEQLEAAVTAAGGHVHWAVDAAEANAIVTRLVRETGADEVVKVKSMATQEIGLTEALAEAGIRAYETDLAELIVQLGEDLPSHILVPAIHKNRGEIRDIFRDRMADWGRPAPAGLGDRPAELAEAARLHLREKFLDAKVAVSGANFMVAETGTMVVLESEGNGRMCLTLPETLISVVGIEKIVPSWRDLEVFLQLLPRSSTAERMNPYTSTWTGPAEGDGPRGFHLVLLDNGRTDTLADQVGRQALRCIRCSACLNVCPVYERAGGHAYGSAYPGPIGAILTPQLRGTASALDASLPYASTLCGACYEVCPVAIDIPEVLVHLRTRVAEGGAYTVRGTKAVIKPAKGHAAERAAMRAARWTLDHPRVYGAALRATTGTRRLHPRRLPGPGKAWSATRDLPPVPKESFRAWWQRTRGAGS is encoded by the coding sequence ATGCCCCGTACCCGCCCGGCGGCCTTCCCGCAGTCCGCCGCCGCGGCCACCGCCGACGCCACCCTGCGCGCCAACCTCACCCACGCGACGCGCACCATCCGCGGCAAGCGCGCGGCGGCCGTCGCCGAACTCGCCGACTGGGACCTGCTGCGCGCCGCGGGCGCCGCCATCAAGGACGACACGCTGCGCCACCTGGACCGCTATCTGGAGCAGTTGGAGGCGGCGGTAACCGCCGCGGGCGGGCACGTGCACTGGGCCGTGGACGCCGCGGAGGCCAACGCGATCGTCACCCGGCTGGTCCGGGAGACCGGCGCCGACGAGGTCGTGAAGGTCAAGTCGATGGCCACGCAGGAGATCGGGCTGACCGAGGCGCTGGCGGAGGCCGGCATCCGCGCGTACGAGACGGACCTCGCGGAGCTGATCGTGCAGCTCGGCGAGGATCTGCCGTCGCACATCCTGGTCCCCGCCATCCACAAGAACCGCGGCGAGATCCGCGACATCTTCCGCGACCGCATGGCCGACTGGGGCCGCCCCGCGCCCGCCGGGCTCGGCGACCGGCCCGCGGAGCTGGCCGAGGCGGCGCGGCTGCACCTGCGGGAGAAGTTCCTCGACGCCAAGGTCGCCGTCTCCGGCGCGAACTTCATGGTGGCCGAGACCGGCACGATGGTGGTGCTGGAGTCCGAGGGCAACGGCAGGATGTGCCTGACGCTGCCGGAGACGCTGATCTCCGTCGTCGGCATCGAGAAGATCGTGCCGAGCTGGCGGGACCTGGAGGTCTTCCTCCAACTGCTGCCGCGCTCCTCGACCGCCGAGCGGATGAACCCGTACACGAGCACCTGGACCGGCCCCGCGGAGGGAGACGGACCGCGCGGGTTCCACCTCGTGCTGCTGGACAACGGACGCACCGACACGCTGGCCGACCAGGTGGGACGCCAGGCGCTGCGGTGCATCAGATGTTCGGCGTGTCTCAACGTCTGCCCGGTCTACGAGCGGGCCGGCGGGCACGCGTACGGCTCCGCCTACCCGGGCCCGATCGGGGCGATCCTCACCCCCCAGCTCCGCGGCACGGCAAGCGCGCTGGACGCCTCGCTGCCGTACGCCTCGACGCTGTGCGGCGCGTGCTACGAGGTGTGCCCGGTCGCCATCGACATCCCCGAGGTGCTCGTGCACCTGCGCACGCGGGTCGCCGAGGGCGGCGCGTACACGGTGCGCGGGACGAAGGCCGTGATCAAGCCGGCGAAGGGACACGCCGCGGAGCGGGCGGCGATGCGCGCGGCGCGCTGGACGCTGGACCACCCGCGCGTCTACGGCGCGGCCCTGCGCGCCACGACCGGCACCAGGCGGCTGCACCCGCGCCGGCTGCCGGGTCCCGGCAAGGCGTGGTCGGCGACGCGGGACCTGCCGCCGGTGCCGAAGGAGTCGTTCCGCGCGTGGTGGCAGCGCACCCGCGGAGCGGGATCGTGA
- a CDS encoding alpha/beta hydrolase, whose amino-acid sequence MKPVVTAFIGKVLNATAAVSPGLAGRGALVLYRHPRSDRAFGDAEHRLLSGAFTGSLTVAGKNVVTYCWGDGERPVLLVHGWRSRAAHFAPYIAALRAAGYTPVAFDAPAHGASEGRRTTVLEYREIIARLYEEHGRFEAVVAHSLGGSAAFLALRGAAAADRLVVISGVADFDHVVDVFCAGLGLGPRVKTALRRRIETDMFPGEHDLWRRFDVTYRPAEITLPILLVHDERDRMVAAAQADKTAAAYGGQVRQHRTSGLGHRRILADPGVVRTALEFVSAGERVRD is encoded by the coding sequence ATGAAGCCTGTCGTCACCGCGTTCATAGGCAAGGTCCTCAACGCCACCGCCGCCGTCTCCCCGGGCCTCGCGGGCCGCGGCGCCCTCGTCCTCTACCGCCACCCGCGCTCCGACCGCGCCTTCGGCGACGCCGAACACCGGCTGCTCTCGGGCGCGTTCACCGGCAGCCTCACCGTGGCCGGCAAGAACGTGGTCACGTACTGCTGGGGCGACGGCGAGCGGCCCGTGCTGCTCGTGCACGGCTGGCGCTCCCGGGCCGCGCACTTCGCGCCGTACATCGCCGCGCTGCGCGCCGCCGGCTACACGCCCGTCGCGTTCGACGCCCCCGCCCACGGCGCCTCGGAAGGGCGCCGCACCACCGTGCTGGAGTACCGCGAGATCATCGCGCGGCTGTACGAGGAACACGGCAGGTTCGAGGCCGTCGTCGCGCACTCCCTCGGCGGCTCCGCCGCCTTCCTCGCGCTGCGCGGCGCCGCCGCGGCGGACCGGCTCGTGGTGATCTCCGGCGTGGCCGACTTCGACCACGTCGTCGACGTGTTCTGCGCCGGTCTCGGCCTCGGGCCAAGGGTGAAGACCGCGCTGCGGCGGCGGATCGAGACCGACATGTTCCCCGGCGAGCACGACCTGTGGCGGCGCTTCGACGTCACGTACCGGCCGGCCGAGATCACCCTCCCGATCCTGCTCGTCCACGACGAGAGGGACCGCATGGTCGCGGCCGCGCAGGCGGACAAGACCGCGGCGGCCTACGGCGGCCAGGTCAGGCAGCACCGCACCAGCGGCCTCGGGCACCGGCGGATCCTCGCGGACCCCGGCGTGGTGCGCACGGCGCTGGAGTTCGTCTCAGCAGGGGAGCGCGTCCGGGACTGA
- a CDS encoding LutC/YkgG family protein has product MSSRETILARVRAATRDTAGTPEPEVPRDYLRVHGDRSPAESADLLAENLAEYRALVHRTDADGLPALLARLFAERGTRTLLVPDGLPPAWTAAVDATRVPDLAASTARDLDAVDSVLTGCALAVAETGTIVLDAGAGQGRRRITLIPDHHVCVVRVPEQVVDSLPQAMERLDPARPQTWISGPSATSDIELDRVEGVHGPRTLEVVLTTG; this is encoded by the coding sequence GTGAGCAGCAGGGAGACGATCCTCGCGCGGGTCCGGGCCGCGACCCGCGACACCGCGGGCACGCCGGAGCCCGAGGTGCCGCGCGACTACCTGCGCGTGCACGGCGACCGCTCCCCGGCCGAGTCCGCGGACCTGCTCGCGGAGAACCTCGCCGAGTACCGCGCGCTCGTGCACCGTACGGACGCCGACGGGCTGCCGGCGCTGCTGGCGCGGCTGTTCGCCGAGCGCGGCACCCGCACCCTGCTCGTACCGGACGGGCTGCCGCCCGCCTGGACCGCGGCGGTCGACGCCACCCGCGTCCCCGACCTGGCCGCGAGCACCGCCCGGGACCTGGACGCGGTCGACAGCGTGCTGACGGGCTGCGCGCTGGCCGTCGCGGAGACCGGCACGATCGTGCTGGACGCCGGTGCCGGGCAGGGCCGGCGGCGGATCACGCTGATCCCGGACCACCACGTGTGCGTGGTGCGGGTCCCGGAGCAGGTGGTGGACTCGCTGCCGCAGGCCATGGAGCGGCTGGACCCGGCCAGGCCGCAGACGTGGATCTCGGGCCCCTCGGCGACCAGCGACATCGAGCTGGACCGGGTGGAGGGCGTGCACGGGCCGCGGACGCTGGAGGTCGTGCTCACTACGGGCTGA
- a CDS encoding VOC family protein yields MPARFKDLALDARDHQALADWWCTALGYTRRQDTGEEWPAEWPVPIHDPAGQGPLIWINPVPEAKTVKNRMHLDVWGVPEEMEALGATLVRRRDDEIDWSVMTDPEGNEFCVFEEER; encoded by the coding sequence ATGCCCGCACGCTTCAAGGATCTCGCGCTCGACGCCCGGGACCACCAGGCGCTCGCCGACTGGTGGTGCACCGCCCTGGGCTACACCCGCAGGCAGGACACCGGCGAGGAGTGGCCCGCCGAGTGGCCGGTGCCCATCCACGACCCGGCCGGGCAGGGCCCGCTGATCTGGATCAACCCCGTCCCGGAGGCGAAGACGGTCAAGAACCGGATGCACCTCGACGTCTGGGGTGTGCCGGAGGAGATGGAGGCGCTGGGCGCGACGCTCGTCCGCCGGCGTGACGACGAGATCGACTGGTCTGTCATGACCGACCCCGAGGGCAACGAGTTCTGCGTCTTCGAAGAGGAACGGTGA
- a CDS encoding (Fe-S)-binding protein, protein MRVALFVTCVNDTLYPRTGRAVVALLERLGVTVDFPLAQSCCGQAQFNTGYLRETRPLARRYADVFADYEYVISPSGSCAAMVRDNYPRIGEPAAAAVAPRTYELTEFLTDVLKVTDVGAYYPHTVTYHPTCHGLRVLRLGDRPRQLLERVKGLTLHELEGADECCGFGGTFALKNPAVSAAMGADKARHVEESGAQAVCAADNSCLMHIGGTLARRGSPVRPVHLAEILASTEGDVW, encoded by the coding sequence ATGCGCGTTGCGCTCTTCGTGACATGTGTCAACGACACGCTCTACCCGCGCACCGGGCGCGCGGTCGTGGCGCTGCTGGAGCGGCTGGGGGTGACGGTCGACTTCCCGCTCGCGCAGTCCTGCTGCGGGCAGGCCCAGTTCAACACGGGTTATCTGCGCGAGACCCGGCCGCTCGCGCGCCGCTACGCGGACGTGTTCGCGGACTACGAGTACGTGATCTCGCCGTCCGGCTCGTGCGCGGCGATGGTCCGTGACAACTACCCGCGGATCGGCGAGCCCGCCGCGGCGGCCGTCGCCCCGCGCACGTACGAGCTGACCGAGTTCCTCACCGATGTCCTCAAAGTGACCGATGTCGGGGCGTATTACCCACACACGGTCACCTATCATCCGACCTGTCACGGGCTGCGCGTGCTTCGCCTCGGCGACCGGCCGCGGCAACTGCTGGAGCGGGTGAAGGGGCTGACGCTGCACGAGCTGGAAGGTGCGGACGAGTGCTGCGGGTTCGGCGGTACGTTCGCGCTGAAGAACCCGGCGGTCTCGGCGGCGATGGGCGCCGACAAGGCGCGGCACGTGGAGGAGTCGGGCGCGCAGGCGGTGTGCGCCGCGGACAACTCCTGTCTGATGCACATCGGCGGCACGCTGGCGCGCCGCGGCTCGCCGGTACGGCCGGTGCACCTCGCGGAGATCCTGGCGAGCACGGAAGGGGACGTCTGGTGA
- a CDS encoding S8 family peptidase, with protein sequence MSSRRLPQHVRAAVTALLLGGLTLPALSATPAAAGPLPLAAPPAGGASASASATVTLVTGDEVTVDAPAADGPPAVSVTPRSGSGTRSFTTLRDGDDVYVVPDDAAGLVPEVLDLELFNVTALVEMGYDDASTGALPLIVQGPRPLAAAGEAAREDALPLPALDAVAVELPKKSAGTFAATLARPAGPAAAGVRRVWLDRSLEAAELDGNLSQIGAPEVWDAGLSGEGVDVAVLDSGVDADHPDLRGRVAGAADFTGEGTTEDTNGHGTHVASLVAGSGAASGGARKGVAYGARLLSGRVLNGEGEGRASWVIAGMQWATEQGADVVNLSLGGTAPEYPENDPVARALDALAADTGTLFVVAAGNSGPYSGTIGTPGVAESALTVGAADADGGTPRFTSIGPTTGAFLSKPDLTAPGVAVTGARAGGGTADPYTEMSGTSQATPHVAGAAALLLQKHPGWDWRRLKTALMTTADGDAAAPRPHAAGAGVLDLPGAANETLQLDRGNVDFGYLRYPEGERPASIELTLTNNGTEPRALSLTDLATERAGAPLADGAVTVTPAAVTVAPGASERVTVTLTPEGVAPGVYSGAVVLTESGHDTVTLPLSFYLEAPRHDVDLTVLDRNGRPWAGGSLWLLNMQETYPETGGGFRTVHLDENGRATARMLPGPLTMMAKVETPAADGEPASVAFAGSPEVQVDADMAYTIDARNALPLRPATVEGADTEVGHVSIHYARHDAAGTGGLDEGIFATGEEIEQGRVFLQPTAPVRHGSVVFETRWRLEADGKPRGQQADVYELVLGRGAVIPDPPRYRVTRAEVRKLARIEADYRSLLGRDDTYTESREPRTDGIASALRFEHPVTVPQRRVEMVTASPDVAWRHCVVGPAVARANLCTPTSAYEPGERPDPVWFGAPAPAVIAGLHDGDELVLPVSLSDGEHQGSVWNTPTAGNESLRLFHDGKEIPARPGTAYFPVTSEPATYRLEHTSRPDRDALPIGSETRTSWTFPARGPADPLVGQERVRLLGVDYAPRTDRDGAVPAHRPLTVGLRLTSTAGPEDAIRTERGSVRFWASTDGGERWHEALVVPGRDGELTALVPQVRPRPGQEVSVRVRGTAAEGRAIEQTIIDAYRAG encoded by the coding sequence ATGTCCTCCAGACGGCTCCCTCAGCACGTCCGCGCCGCCGTGACAGCCCTCCTGCTCGGCGGGCTGACGCTCCCGGCCCTGTCGGCCACGCCGGCCGCGGCCGGCCCCCTGCCCCTCGCCGCGCCGCCCGCCGGCGGCGCCTCCGCTTCCGCCTCTGCCACGGTCACCCTCGTCACCGGAGACGAGGTCACCGTCGACGCTCCCGCCGCGGACGGTCCCCCCGCCGTCTCCGTCACCCCGCGGTCCGGCTCCGGCACCCGCTCCTTCACCACCCTGCGAGACGGGGACGACGTCTACGTCGTCCCGGACGACGCCGCCGGGCTCGTCCCCGAGGTGCTCGACCTCGAACTCTTCAACGTCACCGCCCTCGTCGAGATGGGCTACGACGACGCCTCCACCGGCGCGCTCCCGCTGATCGTGCAGGGCCCCCGCCCGCTGGCCGCGGCCGGCGAGGCGGCCCGCGAGGACGCCCTGCCGCTGCCCGCCCTCGACGCCGTCGCCGTCGAACTGCCCAAGAAGAGCGCCGGCACCTTCGCCGCGACTCTGGCCCGCCCGGCCGGTCCGGCCGCGGCCGGGGTGCGCCGGGTGTGGCTGGACCGCAGCCTGGAGGCCGCGGAACTCGACGGCAACCTGAGCCAGATCGGCGCCCCCGAGGTGTGGGACGCCGGGCTGAGCGGCGAGGGCGTGGACGTCGCCGTGCTCGACTCCGGCGTCGACGCCGACCACCCCGACCTGCGCGGCCGGGTCGCCGGCGCCGCCGACTTCACCGGCGAGGGCACCACCGAGGACACCAACGGCCACGGCACCCACGTCGCCTCCCTCGTGGCGGGCAGCGGCGCCGCGTCCGGCGGTGCCCGCAAGGGCGTCGCGTACGGCGCCCGGCTGCTGTCCGGCCGGGTCCTGAACGGCGAGGGCGAGGGCCGGGCGTCCTGGGTCATCGCCGGCATGCAGTGGGCCACCGAGCAGGGTGCCGACGTGGTCAACCTCAGCCTGGGCGGCACCGCGCCCGAGTACCCCGAGAACGACCCCGTCGCCCGCGCGCTCGACGCGCTGGCCGCCGACACCGGCACCCTCTTCGTCGTCGCGGCGGGCAACTCCGGCCCGTACTCCGGCACCATCGGTACCCCGGGCGTCGCGGAGAGCGCGCTGACCGTGGGGGCCGCGGACGCGGACGGCGGTACGCCCCGGTTCACCAGCATCGGCCCGACGACCGGCGCGTTCCTCTCCAAGCCCGACCTGACCGCCCCGGGCGTCGCCGTCACCGGTGCCCGCGCGGGCGGCGGCACGGCCGATCCGTACACGGAGATGAGCGGCACCTCGCAGGCCACCCCGCACGTCGCCGGCGCCGCCGCGCTGCTGCTGCAGAAGCACCCCGGCTGGGACTGGCGGCGGCTGAAGACCGCCCTCATGACCACCGCGGACGGCGACGCCGCGGCACCCCGGCCGCACGCGGCCGGGGCCGGTGTCCTCGACCTGCCGGGCGCGGCGAACGAGACGCTGCAACTCGACCGCGGCAACGTCGACTTCGGCTACCTGCGCTACCCCGAGGGGGAGCGCCCCGCGTCGATCGAGCTGACCCTGACCAACAACGGCACCGAGCCCCGCGCCCTCTCCCTCACCGACCTCGCCACCGAGCGCGCCGGCGCCCCGCTCGCCGACGGCGCCGTGACCGTGACGCCCGCCGCCGTGACCGTCGCACCCGGCGCCAGCGAGCGGGTGACGGTCACGCTGACGCCCGAGGGCGTCGCGCCCGGCGTCTACTCCGGCGCCGTCGTCCTCACCGAGAGCGGGCACGACACCGTCACCCTGCCGCTCAGCTTCTACCTCGAAGCGCCCCGTCACGACGTGGACCTGACCGTCCTGGACCGGAACGGCCGCCCCTGGGCCGGCGGCAGCCTGTGGCTGCTCAACATGCAGGAGACGTACCCCGAGACCGGCGGCGGCTTCCGCACCGTCCACCTGGACGAGAACGGCCGCGCCACCGCCCGCATGCTGCCCGGCCCGCTGACGATGATGGCCAAGGTCGAAACCCCCGCGGCGGACGGCGAGCCCGCCAGCGTCGCCTTCGCGGGCTCGCCCGAGGTGCAGGTCGACGCCGACATGGCGTACACCATCGACGCCCGCAACGCGCTGCCGCTGCGCCCCGCGACCGTCGAGGGCGCCGACACCGAGGTGGGGCACGTCTCCATCCACTACGCGCGCCACGACGCGGCCGGCACCGGCGGCCTGGACGAGGGGATCTTCGCCACCGGCGAGGAGATCGAGCAGGGCCGGGTCTTCCTCCAGCCGACCGCGCCGGTGCGGCACGGCAGCGTGGTGTTCGAGACCCGCTGGCGGCTGGAGGCGGACGGCAAGCCGCGCGGACAGCAGGCCGACGTGTACGAGCTGGTGCTCGGCCGCGGCGCGGTGATCCCCGATCCGCCGCGGTACCGCGTCACGCGCGCGGAGGTGCGCAAGCTGGCGCGTATCGAGGCGGACTACCGCTCGCTGCTGGGCCGGGACGACACGTACACCGAGTCCCGCGAGCCGCGCACCGACGGCATCGCGAGTGCCCTCCGCTTCGAGCACCCGGTCACGGTGCCGCAGCGCCGCGTCGAGATGGTGACCGCATCGCCGGACGTCGCGTGGCGCCACTGCGTCGTCGGCCCCGCGGTGGCGCGCGCCAACCTGTGCACGCCCACCTCGGCGTACGAGCCGGGGGAGCGCCCCGATCCGGTCTGGTTCGGCGCCCCGGCCCCGGCGGTCATCGCCGGGCTGCACGACGGCGACGAACTCGTCCTGCCGGTGTCCCTGAGCGACGGCGAACACCAGGGGTCGGTGTGGAACACGCCGACCGCCGGGAACGAGAGCCTGCGGCTCTTCCACGACGGCAAAGAGATCCCGGCCCGCCCCGGCACCGCCTACTTCCCCGTCACGTCCGAGCCCGCCACGTACCGGCTGGAGCACACCTCGCGCCCCGACCGCGACGCGCTGCCCATCGGCAGCGAGACACGCACGAGCTGGACCTTCCCGGCCCGCGGTCCCGCGGATCCGCTGGTGGGGCAGGAGCGGGTGCGGCTGCTGGGCGTCGACTACGCGCCCCGCACCGACCGGGACGGTGCCGTCCCCGCGCACCGGCCGCTCACCGTCGGCCTGCGGCTGACGTCCACCGCGGGCCCGGAGGACGCGATCAGGACCGAGCGCGGCAGCGTGCGGTTCTGGGCCTCCACCGACGGCGGCGAGCGCTGGCACGAGGCGCTGGTGGTCCCCGGGCGGGACGGTGAACTGACCGCGCTGGTGCCGCAGGTACGGCCGCGGCCGGGCCAGGAGGTGTCCGTGCGGGTGCGCGGTACGGCCGCCGAGGGCCGGGCGATCGAGCAGACGATCATCGACGCCTACCGCGCCGGCTGA
- a CDS encoding exo-beta-N-acetylmuramidase NamZ family protein: MPRPSAPSRRTLLTGTAAGAAVPLLAGAAPAAARARAGGRPAALQTGADAAAAQDWSVLRGRRLGIVSNPTGILRDTRHVVDSMHASGTLDIAGVFGPEHGFRGSAQAGEAEPETIDPRTGLTVYDAYGANAAKMAELFAKAGADTIVFDIQDVGTRFYTYIWTMYNAMVAARETGAAFVVLDRPNPIGRRADGAMMTPGFTSGVGLKPIVQQHGMTVGELARYFNGELLPDEGAGGPVELEVVRVRGWDPESYAQDGDLPWVPPSPNMPTADTALAYAGTCFFEGTNLSEGRGTTRPFEWIGAPYLDYHYSDRLNARGLPGVEFREAYFVPTFGKHVGATCAGVQVHVSDRRRYEPVTAAVAMVVEAARYPEFAWRQDSWDPQRPFWIDKLSGSPRMRTMIDEGRDVAEVVAAWKDELADFTRRRRRYLLYR, from the coding sequence ATGCCGAGACCTTCCGCACCGTCCCGCCGTACGCTCCTGACGGGCACCGCCGCAGGCGCGGCCGTCCCCCTGCTCGCCGGCGCCGCACCGGCCGCCGCGCGCGCCCGCGCGGGCGGGCGCCCCGCCGCGCTGCAGACCGGCGCCGACGCCGCCGCCGCACAGGACTGGTCCGTGCTGCGCGGCCGCCGGCTGGGCATTGTCAGCAACCCGACCGGCATCCTGCGCGACACCCGCCACGTCGTCGACTCCATGCACGCCTCCGGCACCCTCGACATCGCCGGCGTCTTCGGTCCGGAACACGGCTTCCGCGGCAGCGCGCAGGCCGGGGAGGCCGAGCCGGAGACCATCGACCCGCGCACCGGGCTGACGGTCTACGACGCGTACGGCGCGAACGCCGCGAAGATGGCCGAGCTGTTCGCCAAGGCGGGCGCGGACACCATCGTCTTCGACATCCAGGACGTCGGCACCCGCTTCTACACCTACATCTGGACCATGTACAACGCGATGGTCGCCGCCCGCGAGACCGGCGCCGCCTTCGTCGTCCTCGACCGCCCCAACCCGATCGGCCGCCGCGCCGACGGCGCGATGATGACCCCGGGCTTCACCTCGGGCGTGGGACTCAAGCCGATCGTCCAGCAGCACGGCATGACCGTCGGCGAGCTGGCCCGCTACTTCAACGGCGAACTCCTGCCCGACGAGGGCGCGGGCGGTCCGGTGGAGCTGGAGGTCGTACGGGTACGGGGCTGGGACCCCGAGTCGTACGCGCAGGACGGCGACCTGCCCTGGGTGCCGCCCTCCCCGAACATGCCGACCGCCGACACGGCGCTGGCGTACGCGGGCACCTGCTTCTTCGAGGGCACCAACCTCTCCGAGGGCCGCGGCACCACGCGCCCGTTCGAGTGGATCGGCGCGCCCTACCTGGACTACCACTACAGCGACCGGCTCAACGCCCGCGGGCTGCCGGGGGTGGAGTTCCGCGAGGCGTACTTCGTGCCGACGTTCGGCAAGCACGTGGGCGCGACCTGCGCGGGCGTGCAGGTGCACGTCTCCGACCGGCGCCGCTACGAGCCGGTGACGGCCGCGGTGGCGATGGTCGTCGAGGCCGCTCGCTACCCGGAGTTCGCCTGGCGGCAGGACAGTTGGGACCCGCAGCGGCCCTTCTGGATCGACAAGCTGTCGGGCTCGCCGCGGATGCGCACGATGATCGACGAGGGCCGGGACGTGGCCGAGGTCGTCGCCGCCTGGAAGGACGAACTGGCCGACTTCACCCGCCGCCGCCGGCGCTACCTGCTCTACCGCTGA